The Mytilus edulis chromosome 5, xbMytEdul2.2, whole genome shotgun sequence genomic interval taaactgatactatacacataagtagtataatacttgtcatCAAGAGATATCGGAACGACAaatcaaacctaaattacaacccaTTGCTGGTCcgtaaagctcaaatgacgatattttagtgaacgatagcagagatgacacagatgtgtcaatatataaaggaagatgtggtatgagtgccaatgagacaactctccatcaacgtaaaaatctataaaagttaaccgttataggccaaggtacggccttcaatacggagcattggctcacaccgaacagcacgctataaagggcccaaaaaatactAATGTTAGACCATTTAAACGGGGAAAAAACAacggtctattctatataaaaacgagaagcatggttgagccgttagagcaaatggataaatacattcagacaaacaaaatctagggagtttttttatatattttatgtgaaaatgacaataaaaatgatggtcgtagtgtgaacgtagtaaggtcgtgagaagagcgtgctagaatcgtactatggtcgtgaacagcgtggtaaagtcgtagtggaagcgtagttgggtcgcggtgagaacgtgatggtcgtagtaaggtcgtgataacgtcgctgtgagatcgtagcgcaatctctccgaatagaacGACACTTttgctacgctctcgctacgattgtacagcgacctttgcgatcttactacgatcttagtgcgctctcactacgcttctactacgaccttatttcgccacgaccgcaccacgattgttttgaacatgttcaaagttggccacgctcttcacgatcttgaagacctcaccacgaccgtggtacgaccttgctgcgacctacacgatcgtaccacgatcatcaaaatttgcatttttttcacagatcgtagtgcgatcgtggcctagtgggactagggTATAAAACATTATCATTCAAGGGGAAACACTAGTATTAGAAgataactgacaattttggtcatttgacttattaaaAGATCTTTTCTTACCGACCACCCTTTTTCTGTTTAAATcttttctttatctataatattttAAGATAATAGGCAAAGATgagaaaagtgtaaaaaaaattgtcatttaaagCCAACAACTCTTAGAAGGggtatttgacattttttgtcaaAGTTGACAAAACATGTACCTTTAGAGGTGTCACTAAGGCAACGTTAGGTGTGGGACTTGTAAAATATCTTTGCATTACCATATATATTACAGATTTTTTAAGAGCGTTGGGCGTCCACCCACTAAATCCACCTTAGCAGTCCAAACGCTACAATAGCCAGAGAAATAAAATGAGAAACACCACAAAGTGAATTCGTTTAAATTTAACATTATAgactttttaatacattttttttactatacaTCTTTTAATTAACACTAACACATCTGGCTATATGATCTCATTTCATTAATAGTGAATAATGTCACAACTTTCTTTGTTAATTTAATAAAGCTTAAGGCGCCTGTCTGGTAAACATAAACGAGAGTCCTTTTTgtctataaaataaacaataagatGGAAAATAAATAACAGGAGTATTTCTTTTTAGGGAAATTCCAGGGAAAAATGGCGGGGGAGGGTTACAACTATTTTATCTACTACCACCAGACATATTACTTATCTTTTTTTACTACAGAAGTGTATATGATTTCCTTTCTACAgctcaaatgaaaaatataaatcatgtGGTGACCAACAATCCAATGCATTTTCCTGGAAAATCCCTGGTTAAAACTGAATGACTTCTTATTATAAATAGATGATTATTTCCTGaaaaatgtgtatatatttacaaaccgaattttacatttattttaataaatccaCTTTTAATAaggaaatatttttattaaagatacATTTATTTATGAATAGGAACACCTTTCTGTTTATTTTTGAAGACTGCATGTGAATACATTTTGTGCTAACACTTAAGGACTTAATATGAACATTACCGATACCACACATAACATCACAGTGTCAGAATGGAACGATGAAATAGTAACAAGCTTAATACCAAACATTATCGTAACTTTTGTTTATCTGGTTCTTGGAATATGTGGAAACATCCTTGTTTTGTTGGTTTATACGTTTCAGATTAAGAAGCGATCAGATGAAAGATATTTCATTCCTATTCTAGCTGTATTTGACCTAATAGCAACATTCTATATCGGATCATATGATGTATTTCAGTGTTTACACCAAGTTAACTTTTCAAACGATATAATATGTAAGGCAGCACAATACTTTGTAGGACTAAATACTTTCATGCCAATCACAATTTTGATTATTATTGCATTTCAACGGTATGTCAAAATATGTATGCCTCTGAAACAAACAATGACACCTTCGATGAAAAAAGCTTTATTGTCATTTGCAATATTGCTTTCTATATTGTTTGCGTTACCATTGCCTTTTGTATACGGCGTGATTCCTTTCAAGAGTACAGACAAGGCAATCACAGGAACGCGATGTGGAAGGATTAAAAAGGGGCGTGTTCTAATAAGAATTGTATATGCCGCTGTACTTGGCATTTTTGCGATCGTTATAGTAACAACACTTATCGTGTTGTATTCTAGAATTGGATATGTTGTGTTCCgaattttcaaaactaataaacAAACTAGTACTAGAAGTCAGAACGAGGACACAGAACAAGAAAAACAAGATGGTAGCAGTAATCAAGAGGAAAACACAATGGAAACCACCGCTGACGAACAAATTCTAGAAGTTAAGCAGAATAGTGAGGAGCAATGCTATGTTAAAAGTCCTGCTATGCCGATTTCTGGATCTCAAAAAAGAACAATAAATAATCGTCGGATTTCATATAAACTGACATTCATGTTTTTCGTTATTACTGTAGTATTTATACTCAGTTATATACCGAAAATAATACTAATGATTATCGAAGGGATATACAAAGACTTTTGGGAAACGTTACCAACCAGCACAAGATCTGGTGCCATGTTTGTTAATCATATATTCATTGTAAATAACATTGCAAACCCTTACATCTATGCTTTTATGGACAAGAAGTTTCGCGATGAAACAAAAACGTTTTTAAAACGTGCATTTAGCAAGATACAATGTATGTAATTTATAACTTTCAAGAACTAAATTGATACAGAATTTTAAAAAGAAGTTTGGTTAAGTATGTGATATGAATATAAGAAGACATGTATGTAAATTCACATGTCAACAATGACCTAAAGTATGAATACAAACGATTTCCCTGTTAGGGTATGTTATATACAATTAAACTATGGATTTAGCTTCATTAGGAACATGtaaagccattttttttaaaagctaatGATGTACATGCATTAGAACAGAAACATTTACAGCgctatataaaactaaagaactAGCCAGTAGACATATCCATTATCCATTTTGCAtgagagagttgaaaccttagtttctaatTATTTCTATATACCATGATAAACGAACACTTTTCGAAGTTAAGTCAGAGACagtttattcacaaaacaattgttttattgtcATCTAACATTTACTATTTTCCCAGTGATTTAGTCACTATATGGTTAACCCGTTATCACTAATTCCATTTTTACCTAAACTAGTACATCATGTCATGTACATGGtagacaattttaaatttaaatcaaatacgTTTTAGTTATCTTAAAAGCTTTTAAGTGCGTCGCTGTATCATACTCACGACTAAGATGTGGTTATTTAAGTGACGTgtgttatttatttcatttttacagAGACATATAAGCGCGGTATAATAAGCCTGTCTTTAAATAGTCTTTTCGACTCaataaaagaagggcgaaagatacccgggggatattcaaactcatagatcgaaaattagCTAGCAacaccatgactaaaaaagaataagacaagcaaataattgtacacaagaaacaacatagaaaactaaagactaatgaaacatgaaccccaacaaaaactagaggtgatctgaggtggtccggaagggtaagtagatcctgtgcttatgttattacaaacccgtgaaatagtctagttcggtaggttacattcgtgaaaaggaacGGGATTATAGTTacaacattaggaacatatccgatatcatctgtgaaacggatattccataacggttaaccaacttgATTATTAAGGCATCTCGGTGTTGACATTATTGtcataaatatcaattaatatatggtcattttttataaattttctgttacaaagctttgaattttttttaaagactaaggattttttatcccaggaaaagattaccttagccgtatttggcacaatttttagTAATTTGGGTATGCTTTTccagtttgtacttgtttgatctgagcgtcactgatgagtcttacgcgcgtctggtgtattacattataatcctggtacctttgataactatcaattTACAAAGGGAGGATtgcaacttcaccatttggaactcttggtataacagcttccttgtgagcagcaactctctattaagaaaatcatgataggaaataggagcccgggaatatcgtatcaattgggatatacTCCTGCATTTATTCCTTCACAATTGTTGTCCTTACTTTTTTATCAGATGCCTCCTTAATTTTAGATCGTTGTCacaaaaattcaaatgagaaattCGGGAGTACCATCTGGTGTAGGCGTACAAAATGTTTCCGGTTTTATTTTTAATCCACTATTCATTTGGTTTCATAAGATATAGATGTATGCTGACAAAATTCATGAAGATCATTTGCATTTATAATCATTCTAGTGTTGGTGTATATGCACACATAGCCAGATGAACACTTACGAACTTTATCATTTTAGTCCCTCCTTTTATTCACTTATTTGATGCAACATTGTAAACCAAGGTAAAGCATTACAGACCAGATTGCTTATTGACCGATGGTCGGATCTGATCTTGAATACCCAAACTGTATTTGTTGTCTGCTTTTAATATTTTCTCCATTTCCCGGACATTTACCTAGTTCTGTATCGCATTCTGGCAAAGGTAATTTTGGCCATGGTGAATCTTTTAAATATGGAAGTTTTTGTACAATAGAATTGATTTTTGGATAGCTGAAGAAAAATATAGCCCTCCAAGTGCAAgaagtgggtttatatgaacatcaagatttttttagcatgttttattgGCCATTTTCTGTTCTACAGTCCGTATTGTCACATCCGTACCACTCATAAACTATAGCAGGTGATCTGAGGtggtccggaagggtaagcagatcctgttccatatGTGATACCTGTCGTgatgcttatgttattacaaaaccgttaaatagtctagttcggtaggttacattcgtgaaaagggaacgggattatAGTTacaacattaggaacatatccgatatcatctgtgaaacgaatattccataacggttaaccaacttgATTATTAAGACaactcggtgttgacatgaatatcaattatatggtcatttttataaatttcctgttacaaagctttgaattttttgaaagactaaggacttttttttttatcccaggaaaagattaccgtagctgtatttggcacagtTTTTAGGAATTTGGGTCATTAATGCTCTTCcggtttgtacttgtttggctttataacttttttgatctgagcgtcactgatgagtcttacgcgcgtctggtgtattacattataatcctggtacctttgataactatcaaccaactcgtgatggcgtccgtaaaatttacaaagggaggatttcaacttcacccATTGGAACTCTTGGTAtaacagcttccttgtgagcagcaactctctattaaagaaatcatgataggaaatacgagcccgggaatatcgtatcaattgggagatactcCTGCATTTATTCCTTCACAATCGTTTTACTTACTTTTTATCAGATGCCTCCTTAATTTTAGATCATTGTCACAAAAATTCAAAGGACAAATTCGGGAGTACCATCTGGTGTAGGCGTACAAAATGTTTCCGGTTTTATTTTTAATCCACTATTCATTTGGTTTCATAAGATATAGATGTATGCTGACAAAATTCATGAAGATCATTTGCATTTATAATCATTCTAGTGTTGGTGTATATGCACACATAGCCAGATGAACACTTACGAACTTTATCATTTTAGTCCCTCCTTTTATTCACTTATTTGATGCAACATTGTAAACCAAGGTAAAGCATTACAGACCAGATTGCTTATTGACCGATGGTCGGATCTGATCTTGAATACCCAAACTGTATTTGTTGTCTGCTTTTAATATTTTCTCCATTTCCCGGACATTTACCTAGTTCTGTATCGCATTCTGGCAAAGGTAATTTTGGCCATGGTGAATCTTTTAAATATGGAAGTTTTTGTACAATAGAATTGATTTTTGGATAGCTGAAGAAAAATATAGCCCTCCAAGTGCAAgaagtgggtttatatgaacatcaagatttttttagcatgttttattgGCCATTTTCTGTTCTACAGTCCGTATTGTCACATCCGTACCACTCATAAACTATAGCAGGTGATCTGAGGtggtccggaagggtaagcagatcctgttccatatGTGATACCTGTCGTgatgcttatgttattacaaaaccgttaaatagtctagttcggtaggttacattcgtgaaaagggaacgggattatAGTTacaacattaggaacatatccgatatcatctgtgaaacgaatattccataacggttaaccaacttgATTATTAAGACaactcggtgttgacatgaatatcaattatatggtcatttttataaatttcctgttacaaagctttgaattttttgaaagactaaggacttttttttttatcccaggaaaagattaccttagctgtatttggcacagtTTTTAGGAATTTGGGTCATTAATGCTCTTCcggtttgtacttgtttggctttataacttttttgatctgagcgtcactgatgagtcttacgcgcgtctggtgtattacattataatcctggtacctttgataactatcaaccaactcgtgatggcgtccgtaaaatttacaaagggaggatttcaacttcacccATTGGAACTCTTGGTAtaacagcttccttgtgagcagcaactctctattaaagaaatcatgataggaaatacgagcccgggaatatcgtatcaattgggatatacTCCTGCATTTATTCCTTCACAATCGTTTTACTTACTTTTTATCAGATGCCTCCTTAATTTTAGATCATTGTCACAAAAATTCAAAGGACAAATTCGGGAGTACCATCTGGTGTAGGCGTACAAAATGTTTCCGGTTTTATTTTTAATCCACTATTCATTTGGTTTCATAAGATATAGATGTATGCTGACAAAATTCATGAAGATCATTTGCATTTATAATCATTCTAGTGTTGGTGTATATGCACACATAGCCAGATGAACACTTACGAACTTTATCATTTTAGTCCCTCCTTTTATTCACTTATTTGATGCAACATTGTAAACCAAGGTAAAGCATTACAGACCAGATTGCTTATTGACCGATGGTCGGATCTGATCTTGAATACCCAAACTGtatttgttgtctgtttttaatattttctccATTTCCCGGACATTTACCTAGTTCTGTATCGCATTCTGGCAAAGGTAATTTTGGCCATGGTGAATCTTTTAAATATGGAAGTTTTTGTACAATAGAATTGATTTTTGGATAGCTGAAGAAAATATAGCCCTCCAAGTGCAAgaagtgggtttatatgaacatcaagatttttttagcatgttttattgGCCATTTTCTGTTCTACAGTCCGTATTGTCACATCCGTACCACTCATAAACTATAGCAGGTGATCTGAGGtggtccggaagggtaagcagatcctgttccatatGTGATACCTGTCGTgatgcttatgttattacaaaaccgttaaatagtctagttcggtaggttacattcgtgaaaagggaacgggattatAGTTacaacattaggaacatatccgatatcatctgtgaaacgaatattccataacggttaaccaacttgATTATTAAGACatctcggtgttgacatgaatatcaattatatggtcatttttataaatttcctgttacaaagctttgaattttttgaaagactaaggacttttttttatcccaggaaaagattaccttagctgtatttggcacagtTTTTAGGAATTTGGGTCATTAATGCTCTTCcggtttgtacttgtttggctttataacttttttgatctgagcgtcactgatgagtcttacgcgcgtctggtgtattacattataatcctggtacctttgataactatcaaccaactcgtgatggcgtccgtaaaatttacaaagggaggatttcaacttcacccATTGGAACTCTTGGTAtaacagcttccttgtgagcagcaactctctattaaagaaatcatgataggaaatacgagcccgggaatatcgtatcaattgggagatactcCTGCATTTATTCCTTCACAATCGTTTTACTTACTTTTTATCAGATGCCTCCTTAATTTTAGATCATTGTCACAAAAATTCAAAGGACAAATTCGGGAGTACCATCTGGTATAGGCGTACAAAATGTTTCCGGTTTTATTTTTAATCCACTATTCATTTGGTTTCATAAGATATAGATGTATGCTGACAAAATTCATGAAGATCATTTGCATTTATAATCATTCTAGTGTTGGTGTATATGCACACATAGCCAGATGAACACTTACGAACTTTATCATTTTAGTCCCTCCTTTTATTCACTTATTTGATGCAACATTGTAAACCAAGGTAAAGCATTACAGACCAGATTGCTTATTGACCGATGGTCGGATCTGATCTTGAATACCCAAACTGtatttgttgtctgtttttaatattttctccATTTCCCGGACATTTACCTAGTTCTGTATCGCATTCTGGCAAAGGTAATTTTGGCCATGGTGAATCTTTTAAATATGGAAGTTTTTGTACAATAGAATTGATTTTTGGATAGCTGAAGAAAAATATAGCCCTCCAAGTGCAAgaagtgggtttatatgaacatcaagatttttttagcatgttttattgGCCATTTTCTGTTCTACAGTCCGTATTGTCACATCCGTACCACTCATAAACTATAGCAGGTGATCTGAGGtggtccggaagggtaagcagatcctgttccatatGTGATACCTGTCGTgatgcttatgttattacaaaaccgttaaatagtctagttcggtaggttacattcgtgaaaagggaacgggattatAGTTacaacattaggaacatatccgatatcatctgtgaaacgaatattccataacggttaaccaacttgATTATTAAGACatctcggtgttgacatgaatatcaattatatggtcatttttataaatttcctgttacaaagctttgaattttttgaaagactaaggactttttttttatcccaggaaaagattaccttagctgtatttggcacagtTTTTAGGAATTTGGGTCATTAATGCTCTTCcggtttgtacttgtttggctttataacttttttgatctgagcgtcactgatgagtcttacgcgcgtctggtgtattacattataatcctggtacctttgataactatcaaccagctcgtgatggcgtccgtaaaatttacaaagggaggatttcaacttcacccATTGGAACTCTTGGTAtaacagcttccttgtgagcagcaactctctattaaagaaatcatgataggaaatacgagcccgggaatatcgtatcaattgggagatactcCTGCAATTATTCCTTCACAATCGTTTTACTTACTTTTTATCAGATGCCTCCTTAATTTTAGATC includes:
- the LOC139523626 gene encoding cholecystokinin receptor-like, translated to MNITDTTHNITVSEWNDEIVTSLIPNIIVTFVYLVLGICGNILVLLVYTFQIKKRSDERYFIPILAVFDLIATFYIGSYDVFQCLHQVNFSNDIICKAAQYFVGLNTFMPITILIIIAFQRYVKICMPLKQTMTPSMKKALLSFAILLSILFALPLPFVYGVIPFKSTDKAITGTRCGRIKKGRVLIRIVYAAVLGIFAIVIVTTLIVLYSRIGYVVFRIFKTNKQTSTRSQNEDTEQEKQDGSSNQEENTMETTADEQILEVKQNSEEQCYVKSPAMPISGSQKRTINNRRISYKLTFMFFVITVVFILSYIPKIILMIIEGIYKDFWETLPTSTRSGAMFVNHIFIVNNIANPYIYAFMDKKFRDETKTFLKRAFSKIQCM